One region of Deinococcus budaensis genomic DNA includes:
- a CDS encoding patatin-like phospholipase family protein — MSGFGLVLGGGGARGLAHIGVWAVLEDAGLRPGVLAGTSMGGLVAAFIAAGMDAAQLRQVSETVSWRRLLDWRPGRGLLRTSAFEAWLATHLPPTFEELKLPLAVTATDLLTGRMVYLSSGPLYPALRATSAYPGATQPVPWEDMLLADGGILNQVPVDAALFLGVRRVAAVDVTGPEPLELPGQAPLGTVRSLRRAVDIMQAQLTDARLSLYRPDVLLRPRLEGVDLQSFRRGGQAILAGEAAARAELPRLRALGA, encoded by the coding sequence ATGTCGGGGTTCGGGCTGGTGCTGGGCGGCGGGGGCGCGCGGGGCCTGGCGCACATCGGGGTGTGGGCGGTGCTCGAAGACGCCGGGCTGCGGCCCGGGGTCCTGGCCGGAACCAGCATGGGCGGGCTGGTGGCGGCCTTTATCGCGGCGGGCATGGACGCGGCGCAGTTACGGCAGGTCTCGGAGACGGTGTCGTGGCGGCGGCTGCTCGACTGGCGCCCCGGGCGGGGGCTGCTGCGCACGAGCGCCTTCGAGGCGTGGCTGGCGACCCACCTGCCCCCCACCTTCGAGGAGCTGAAGCTTCCACTGGCCGTCACCGCGACCGACCTGCTCACCGGGCGAATGGTCTACCTCTCCAGCGGACCGCTCTACCCGGCGCTGCGGGCCACCTCCGCGTATCCCGGCGCGACCCAGCCGGTGCCCTGGGAGGACATGTTGCTGGCCGACGGCGGCATCCTCAACCAGGTCCCGGTGGACGCGGCCCTCTTTCTGGGCGTGCGGCGGGTGGCCGCGGTGGACGTGACGGGACCGGAACCGCTGGAATTGCCGGGGCAGGCCCCGCTGGGCACCGTGCGCTCGCTGCGCCGGGCGGTGGACATCATGCAGGCGCAGCTGACCGACGCGCGGCTGAGCCTCTACCGCCCCGACGTGCTGCTGCGGCCCCGGCTGGAGGGGGTGGACCTCCAGAGCTTCCGGCGCGGCGGGCAGGCGATCCTGGCGGGCGAGGCGGCGGCGCGGGCCGAGCTGCCGCGGCTGCGCGCGCTGGGGGCCTGA
- a CDS encoding nucleoside deaminase, giving the protein MSSGSSDPQVHRLHLQEALQLAREAQEAGSAPVGAVLVNAQGAVIARGRNRVAEAQTAEHVGQASVAHAEMDVFFGVGKLEDPGTLTLYTSLEPCLMCGGASALLGVGRVVWATDDPWGGSGRLIAWSSHPAMQETEVIPTPDPELEAEGALLFAPEAKRAFPEEGWALWRGRYPRETEGVQERDPEDRTPRV; this is encoded by the coding sequence ATGTCTTCAGGCTCCTCTGATCCCCAGGTCCACCGCCTGCACCTGCAAGAAGCCCTGCAACTGGCGCGCGAGGCGCAGGAGGCCGGAAGCGCCCCGGTCGGCGCGGTGCTCGTGAACGCCCAGGGCGCGGTGATCGCGCGGGGCCGCAACCGCGTGGCTGAAGCCCAGACCGCCGAGCACGTCGGTCAAGCCAGCGTGGCCCACGCCGAGATGGACGTGTTTTTCGGGGTGGGGAAGCTGGAAGACCCCGGGACGCTGACCCTCTACACCAGCCTGGAACCCTGCCTGATGTGCGGCGGGGCCTCGGCGCTGCTGGGCGTGGGCCGGGTGGTGTGGGCCACCGACGATCCCTGGGGCGGGTCGGGCCGGCTGATCGCCTGGAGCAGCCACCCCGCGATGCAGGAGACCGAGGTGATCCCCACCCCCGACCCCGAGCTGGAAGCCGAGGGCGCCCTCCTGTTCGCGCCCGAGGCCAAGCGCGCCTTTCCCGAGGAAGGCTGGGCGCTGTGGCGCGGGCGCTACCCCCGCGAGACCGAGGGCGTCCAGGAGCGCGACCCGGAAGACCGGACCCCCAGGGTGTGA
- a CDS encoding DUF503 family protein produces the protein MALGYVGVLTVRVEMPWVGNLKEKRALVRPVVERLKARFPLTVARLDGLDAHDWEVIGVATLSNDYGWVEETLRMASDFIAREGEYRVVSEEVEINVLGEDGEEED, from the coding sequence GTGGCCCTGGGCTACGTCGGCGTCCTCACCGTCCGGGTCGAGATGCCCTGGGTGGGCAACCTCAAGGAAAAACGCGCCCTGGTGCGCCCGGTCGTCGAGCGCCTCAAGGCCCGCTTTCCCCTCACGGTCGCCCGGCTCGACGGCCTCGACGCCCACGACTGGGAGGTGATCGGCGTCGCCACCCTCAGCAACGACTACGGCTGGGTCGAAGAGACCCTCCGCATGGCGTCGGACTTCATCGCGCGCGAGGGCGAGTACCGCGTCGTGTCCGAGGAAGTGGAGATCAACGTGCTGGGCGAGGACGGCGAAGAGGAAGACTAG
- a CDS encoding heavy-metal-associated domain-containing protein — MAGMTTRATRVLLGVRGMSRDAGERVAQQLRALPGVSQATPDDGQIEVHYDPSQHTVMDLVRTVRAQGFLAGML; from the coding sequence ATGGCGGGCATGACCACCCGAGCCACCCGCGTGCTGCTCGGCGTCCGGGGCATGTCCCGTGACGCCGGGGAGCGTGTCGCCCAGCAGCTGCGCGCCCTGCCCGGCGTCTCGCAGGCCACCCCCGACGACGGCCAGATCGAAGTTCACTACGACCCCTCCCAGCACACCGTCATGGACCTGGTGCGCACCGTGCGCGCCCAGGGCTTCCTGGCGGGCATGCTCTAG
- a CDS encoding serine/threonine-protein kinase: MPLAGQVVGEGVRLVRPLGRGSHSVVYFAVGPGGQPCAVKIFEPRFADHALREYRHGSGLDHPRLERVLGPVSVDDRPALIVTLARGVVLFGRYVRRPALTHERRAFLLTLAHLLGALDHLHVRGVVHRDVKPENILVEPDGSATLVDFDLSGPSREAFAAPTRLGTAAFQSPEATRGEPLGPESDLYSVGVLLGWGLHGALSGPEVPPPPLADPLDALLVALTEPDRRRRLGSAGEARETLLRLAGLPY, translated from the coding sequence ATGCCGCTGGCCGGTCAGGTGGTGGGAGAGGGCGTGCGTCTGGTGCGCCCGCTGGGCCGTGGCTCGCACAGCGTGGTCTATTTCGCCGTTGGCCCCGGCGGCCAGCCTTGCGCGGTCAAGATCTTTGAACCCCGCTTTGCCGACCACGCCCTGCGCGAGTACCGCCACGGTTCGGGCCTCGACCACCCCCGGCTGGAACGGGTGCTCGGCCCGGTCAGCGTGGACGACCGCCCCGCCTTGATCGTCACGCTCGCGCGCGGCGTGGTGCTGTTCGGGCGCTACGTCCGCCGCCCGGCCCTGACCCATGAGCGGCGCGCCTTTCTCCTCACGCTCGCGCACCTGCTGGGCGCCCTGGACCACCTGCACGTGCGGGGCGTGGTTCACCGCGACGTGAAGCCCGAAAACATCCTGGTCGAACCCGACGGCAGCGCCACCCTGGTCGATTTCGACCTCTCCGGCCCCAGCCGGGAAGCCTTCGCCGCCCCCACCCGTCTGGGCACCGCCGCCTTCCAGAGTCCCGAGGCCACGCGCGGCGAGCCGCTGGGACCGGAAAGCGACCTCTACAGCGTCGGGGTGCTGCTGGGCTGGGGCCTGCACGGCGCGCTCTCGGGGCCGGAGGTGCCGCCGCCGCCGCTGGCCGATCCGCTGGACGCGCTGCTGGTGGCCTTGACGGAGCCGGACCGGCGGCGGCGGCTGGGGAGTGCGGGGGAGGCGCGGGAGACGCTCTTGCGGTTGGCGGGGTTGCCGTATTGA
- a CDS encoding glycoside hydrolase family 3 protein encodes MTRPQPGSLVMVDVPGPVLDADTAAHLRRFGVQAVCLFGKNIQDAGQLRGLCADLREVMGEGALIALDHEGGAILRPGFWPFAPSAMGLGAADDPALTEEVNAALSRQLRSVGVNWNFAPVLDVNVNPANPVIGERAYGADAGQVARHGAAALRGHAREGVAGCVKHFPGHGDTHLDSHLALPRVERSRGALDAVEFAPFRACLPHAPAVMTAHIVYGPLDPAHPATLSRRVLTDLLRGEWGYGGVTVTDSMGMAAIDANYGRGEAAVLALQAGADLVMALGRREVQETTLSALAAAMSEGDLDPREVDASLERLHALAAAYPARPDPTFDPAADAPLFAHAWARALTAWRGPQPPPPGTRVLLVAQRRVGRQNVSEASVDAQALAGDLAAVYPVELHAYDDPADLDWAALRARGLPVILATTTRHRQPALRGARPDLHLALYNPYAVLDVDAPAALTYGFRPEARAALVAWLRGEAGAPGQLPFGA; translated from the coding sequence GTGACCCGACCTCAACCCGGCTCCCTGGTGATGGTGGACGTTCCTGGCCCCGTGCTCGACGCGGACACGGCGGCGCATCTGCGGCGCTTCGGCGTGCAGGCGGTGTGCCTGTTCGGCAAGAACATTCAGGACGCGGGGCAGTTGCGGGGACTGTGCGCCGACCTGCGGGAGGTGATGGGGGAGGGCGCGCTGATCGCCCTCGACCACGAGGGGGGGGCGATCTTGCGCCCAGGCTTCTGGCCCTTCGCGCCCTCCGCGATGGGGCTGGGGGCCGCCGACGACCCCGCGCTGACGGAGGAGGTGAACGCGGCGCTCTCGCGGCAGCTGCGCTCGGTCGGTGTGAACTGGAATTTCGCCCCGGTGCTCGACGTGAACGTGAACCCCGCCAACCCGGTGATCGGGGAGCGGGCCTACGGGGCGGACGCCGGACAGGTCGCCCGGCACGGCGCGGCGGCGCTGCGGGGGCACGCGCGCGAGGGGGTCGCGGGCTGCGTGAAGCACTTTCCGGGCCACGGCGACACCCACCTCGACAGCCACCTGGCCCTGCCGCGCGTGGAGCGGTCCCGGGGGGCGCTGGACGCGGTCGAGTTCGCCCCCTTCCGCGCCTGCCTGCCGCACGCTCCCGCCGTGATGACCGCCCACATCGTCTACGGCCCGCTCGACCCCGCCCACCCGGCGACCCTCTCGCGCCGCGTGCTCACCGACCTGCTGCGCGGCGAGTGGGGCTACGGCGGCGTGACCGTCACCGACAGCATGGGCATGGCCGCCATCGACGCGAACTACGGCCGGGGCGAGGCCGCCGTGCTGGCCCTCCAGGCCGGGGCCGACCTGGTGATGGCGCTGGGCCGCCGCGAGGTGCAGGAGACCACCCTGAGCGCCCTGGCCGCCGCGATGAGTGAGGGGGACCTCGACCCCCGCGAGGTGGACGCCAGCCTGGAGCGCCTGCACGCCCTGGCCGCCGCCTACCCGGCCCGCCCGGACCCCACCTTCGACCCCGCCGCCGACGCCCCGCTGTTCGCCCACGCCTGGGCGCGTGCCCTGACCGCCTGGCGAGGTCCCCAGCCGCCCCCGCCCGGCACGCGCGTGCTGCTCGTCGCTCAGCGCCGGGTGGGGCGCCAGAACGTCAGCGAGGCCAGCGTGGACGCGCAGGCGCTGGCCGGGGACCTCGCCGCCGTCTACCCGGTCGAGCTGCACGCCTACGACGACCCGGCGGACCTCGACTGGGCCGCCCTGCGGGCACGCGGCCTCCCGGTGATCCTCGCCACGACCACCCGCCATCGCCAGCCTGCCCTGCGCGGCGCCCGGCCCGACCTGCACCTCGCCCTGTACAACCCCTACGCCGTTCTCGACGTGGACGCGCCCGCCGCCCTGACCTACGGCTTTCGCCCGGAAGCCCGCGCGGCCCTGGTCGCCTGGCTGCGCGGCGAGGCGGGCGCGCCGGGGCAGCTCCCCTTCGGCGCATGA
- a CDS encoding PfkB family carbohydrate kinase produces MSLLVVGSVNADLTVQAPRIPAPGETVLGGDVRVSPGGKGANQAVAAALAGAPVTFCGAAGHDAFREIALRGLTRAGVDLARLHTLDAPTGLALITVAPGGENAITVASGANAHLTPAQLPGDLGGFTHLLLQGELPPEVTREAARRAHAAGLTVLHNAAPARTPDPALLAHTHHLIVNEHELAAFAAGRAGPDREAQVRALLGRGPGAVTVTLGARGSLTATPDATFRLPAFPVTPLDTTGAGDTFCGVLAAGLVAGQPLADALHAAGVAGALACTRPGAQDAMPTRAEIRAALTGG; encoded by the coding sequence GTGAGCCTGCTGGTCGTCGGCAGCGTGAACGCCGACCTGACGGTCCAGGCCCCCCGCATCCCTGCGCCGGGCGAGACGGTGCTGGGCGGGGACGTGCGGGTGTCGCCCGGCGGCAAGGGGGCCAACCAGGCGGTCGCGGCGGCGCTGGCAGGGGCCCCCGTCACCTTCTGCGGCGCGGCAGGCCACGACGCCTTCCGCGAGATCGCCCTCCGGGGCCTGACCCGCGCGGGTGTGGACCTCGCCCGGCTGCACACGCTGGACGCCCCCACCGGGCTGGCCCTGATCACCGTCGCCCCCGGCGGGGAGAACGCGATCACGGTCGCGAGCGGCGCGAACGCCCACCTCACGCCCGCGCAGTTGCCCGGGGACCTGGGCGGCTTCACCCACCTGCTGCTCCAGGGCGAGCTGCCCCCGGAGGTCACCCGCGAGGCCGCCCGCCGGGCACACGCGGCGGGCCTGACCGTCTTGCACAACGCCGCCCCCGCCCGCACCCCCGACCCCGCGCTGCTGGCCCATACCCACCATCTCATCGTCAACGAACACGAACTCGCCGCGTTCGCTGCGGGGCGGGCAGGGCCGGACAGAGAAGCGCAGGTCCGCGCCCTGCTGGGCCGGGGGCCGGGAGCCGTGACCGTCACCCTGGGCGCGCGGGGCAGCCTGACCGCCACCCCGGACGCCACCTTCCGCCTGCCCGCCTTTCCGGTCACGCCGCTGGACACCACCGGGGCCGGGGACACCTTCTGCGGGGTGCTGGCGGCCGGGCTGGTCGCGGGCCAGCCGCTGGCGGACGCGCTGCACGCCGCCGGGGTCGCCGGGGCGCTGGCCTGCACCCGCCCCGGCGCGCAAGACGCCATGCCCACCCGCGCCGAGATCCGGGCCGCGCTGACCGGGGGCTGA
- a CDS encoding long-chain-fatty-acid--CoA ligase — MTRPWLDHYEEGVPREFTASNDVLPDLLRRSAERFPDRVALTFLGAKTTYRELWSGVQHFAAALQRLGVRPGERVSVMLPNCPQFVVAFYGALLAGATVVNTSPLYTPHELEHQLTDSGSETLILLDAFYPRYSQIAAGVPVQRVIVTGIQDALPFPKNVLYPLKARREGSWVGVKTGGSVYSFTALGRGQPLTPQAVTVRPDDVALLQYTGGTTGVPKGAMLTHRNLVANAEQARAWMTGLREGQEVTLAAIPFFHVYGMTVAMNLSVLIGATIALVPNARDIKMVLSQIAASGATLFPGVPTLYNAINHHADTPRYDLTTIRACISGSAPLLLETARQFRQITGGANLVEGYGLTEASPITHTNPIFGDQREGSIGLPMPGVDAFVADANGGRLPPGEIGELWVAGPNVMKGYWQRPDETAKTMREQGGQSWLLTGDMAVMDDDGYFRIVDRKKELIIASGYNIYPREVEEVLSAHPAVLEAAAVGVPDEYRGESVHAVVVLKPGATATPAEIIAHCKVELSAYKVPRSVEFRPELPKTAVGKVLRRQLAAEAREARQAGTPQAS, encoded by the coding sequence ATGACGAGGCCCTGGCTGGACCATTACGAGGAAGGTGTGCCGCGCGAGTTCACCGCGAGCAACGATGTGCTGCCGGACCTGCTGCGCCGCAGCGCGGAGCGCTTTCCCGACCGCGTCGCCCTGACCTTCCTGGGCGCGAAGACGACCTACCGCGAGCTGTGGAGCGGCGTGCAGCATTTCGCTGCCGCCCTGCAACGGCTGGGGGTGCGGCCCGGCGAGCGCGTGAGCGTGATGCTGCCCAACTGCCCGCAGTTCGTGGTCGCCTTTTACGGGGCGCTGCTGGCGGGCGCGACGGTGGTGAACACCAGCCCGCTGTACACGCCGCACGAACTCGAGCACCAGCTCACCGACAGCGGCAGCGAGACCCTGATCCTGCTCGACGCCTTCTACCCGCGCTACAGCCAGATTGCGGCGGGGGTGCCCGTGCAGCGGGTGATCGTGACCGGGATTCAGGACGCGCTGCCTTTTCCCAAGAACGTGCTGTATCCCCTCAAGGCGCGCCGCGAGGGCAGCTGGGTCGGCGTGAAGACGGGCGGGTCGGTGTACTCCTTCACGGCGCTGGGGCGCGGGCAGCCGCTCACCCCGCAGGCGGTCACGGTGCGCCCGGACGACGTGGCGCTGCTCCAGTACACCGGCGGCACGACCGGGGTCCCCAAGGGGGCGATGCTCACCCACCGCAACCTCGTCGCCAACGCCGAGCAGGCGCGCGCTTGGATGACCGGCCTGAGGGAGGGACAGGAGGTCACGCTGGCCGCCATCCCCTTTTTCCACGTGTACGGCATGACGGTCGCGATGAACCTCAGCGTGCTGATCGGGGCGACCATCGCGCTGGTGCCCAACGCCCGCGACATCAAGATGGTGCTCTCGCAAATCGCCGCGAGCGGAGCGACCCTCTTTCCGGGCGTGCCCACGCTGTACAACGCGATCAACCACCACGCCGACACGCCCAGGTACGACCTGACCACCATCCGCGCCTGCATCAGCGGCAGCGCGCCCCTCTTGCTCGAAACCGCGCGGCAGTTCCGGCAGATCACCGGGGGCGCCAATCTGGTGGAAGGCTACGGCCTGACCGAAGCCAGCCCGATCACCCACACCAACCCGATTTTCGGGGACCAGCGCGAGGGCAGCATCGGCCTCCCGATGCCCGGGGTGGACGCGTTCGTGGCGGACGCGAACGGCGGGCGGCTGCCTCCGGGCGAGATCGGGGAGCTGTGGGTCGCCGGGCCGAACGTGATGAAAGGCTACTGGCAGCGCCCCGACGAGACGGCCAAGACCATGCGCGAGCAGGGCGGCCAGAGCTGGCTGCTCACCGGCGACATGGCGGTGATGGACGACGACGGCTATTTCCGCATCGTGGACCGCAAAAAGGAACTGATTATCGCCAGCGGGTACAACATCTACCCGCGCGAGGTCGAGGAGGTGCTGAGCGCCCACCCCGCCGTGCTGGAGGCCGCCGCCGTGGGCGTGCCCGACGAGTACCGGGGCGAGAGCGTTCACGCCGTTGTGGTGCTCAAACCCGGCGCCACTGCCACCCCGGCCGAGATCATCGCCCACTGCAAGGTGGAACTCAGCGCCTACAAGGTGCCGCGCAGCGTGGAGTTCCGCCCCGAGCTGCCCAAGACGGCGGTCGGCAAGGTGCTGCGCCGCCAGCTCGCTGCCGAGGCGCGGGAAGCGCGGCAGGCGGGCACCCCGCAGGCGAGCTGA
- the lepB gene encoding signal peptidase I: MTRLRGAGSGPLGKLWKEVLEPIVFAVVITQFLATLVGVDGVSMMPNLRDRERVFVPKYETWLHKAGVGDFRRGDVVIFKPPREAAAQASNLTRSAFGLWTYRPFLIKRLIGLPGDRIRIEGGRVFINGVQLDQSWTTDYWREQGCWDTQSDLANLAISSAAGILPDQPEITVPEGHYYVMGDNRTASGSEDSRLFGPVPLRDIAGRAAAVVWPIMRKQSAQYDCSAGQVANLTGESVLNWRVLERPEAFDTLKTQLGQK, from the coding sequence ATGACGAGACTGAGAGGGGCCGGGAGCGGCCCGCTGGGCAAACTGTGGAAGGAAGTGCTGGAACCCATCGTGTTCGCGGTGGTGATCACCCAGTTTCTGGCGACGCTGGTGGGCGTGGACGGCGTGAGCATGATGCCCAACCTGCGCGACCGTGAGCGGGTCTTTGTGCCCAAGTACGAGACCTGGCTGCACAAGGCGGGCGTGGGCGACTTTCGGCGCGGCGACGTGGTGATTTTCAAGCCGCCCCGCGAGGCGGCGGCGCAGGCGTCCAACCTCACCCGCAGCGCCTTTGGGCTGTGGACCTACCGGCCTTTTTTGATCAAGCGGCTGATCGGCCTGCCCGGCGACCGCATCCGGATCGAGGGCGGCCGGGTGTTTATCAACGGGGTGCAGCTGGATCAAAGCTGGACCACCGACTACTGGCGCGAGCAGGGCTGCTGGGACACCCAGAGCGACCTGGCGAACCTGGCGATCTCCTCGGCGGCCGGGATCCTGCCCGACCAGCCTGAGATCACGGTGCCGGAGGGGCACTACTACGTGATGGGCGACAACCGCACGGCGAGCGGCAGCGAGGATTCGCGCCTCTTCGGGCCGGTGCCGCTGCGCGACATCGCGGGGCGCGCGGCGGCGGTCGTGTGGCCGATCATGCGCAAGCAGAGTGCCCAGTACGACTGCTCGGCCGGGCAGGTGGCGAACCTGACGGGCGAGAGCGTGCTGAACTGGCGCGTGCTGGAGCGCCCCGAGGCTTTCGACACGCTCAAGACCCAGCTGGGCCAGAAGTAG
- a CDS encoding DUF1999 domain-containing protein: protein MLRYRTFTETDYPALAALDLAAQRAADPEFSARPEREREGRLSTSLPALKFYERSEHSFVAQDSAGALLGVILAQHVWQGDRPIVLVRTVLLAPAAPAEAAAGLLHATVKSAYDSAVYEVHFPLTPALAAAAAEEAAHVTGRYAVRHLGTRADTAPGERLGEPSGPGATAPGGGA, encoded by the coding sequence ATGCTGCGTTACCGCACCTTTACCGAAACCGACTACCCGGCCCTGGCGGCCCTCGACCTCGCCGCGCAACGGGCTGCCGACCCTGAATTCAGCGCCCGCCCGGAGCGCGAGCGCGAGGGCCGCCTGAGCACCAGCCTCCCGGCGCTGAAGTTCTACGAACGCAGCGAGCACTCCTTTGTGGCGCAGGACAGCGCGGGCGCGCTGCTGGGCGTCATCCTCGCGCAGCACGTCTGGCAGGGCGACCGCCCCATCGTGCTGGTCCGCACGGTCCTGCTGGCGCCCGCGGCCCCGGCCGAAGCGGCGGCGGGGCTGCTGCACGCCACCGTCAAGAGCGCCTACGACAGCGCGGTGTACGAGGTGCATTTTCCCCTGACGCCCGCGCTGGCGGCGGCCGCCGCCGAGGAAGCGGCCCACGTGACCGGGCGCTACGCGGTGCGCCACCTGGGCACCCGCGCGGACACGGCGCCCGGCGAGCGGCTGGGTGAGCCGTCCGGACCGGGGGCCACCGCGCCGGGCGGCGGGGCATAA